Proteins encoded together in one Archangium lipolyticum window:
- a CDS encoding DUF5818 domain-containing protein, protein MKLTGRVVFRDIETGVWVLEGDDGRTYQLAGGDRKIKKDGQRVEVEGDVARDVLTAAMVGPVFNVASYRFI, encoded by the coding sequence ATGAAGCTGACCGGACGCGTGGTGTTCCGCGACATCGAGACGGGGGTCTGGGTGCTCGAGGGGGATGATGGGCGCACGTACCAGCTCGCCGGTGGCGATCGGAAGATCAAGAAGGACGGTCAACGCGTGGAGGTCGAGGGCGACGTGGCCCGCGACGTGTTGACCGCCGCCATGGTGGGCCCCGTCTTCAACGTGGCCTCCTACCGCTTCATCTGA
- a CDS encoding cupin: MRHFRSRDFRAERPWGAQDITELNGISVRLHWTNAPYEWHVNEGEEVFAVLDGAVDMHVKQEGQVRIIPLRAGDVFHAQVGDEHVAHPLGEARILVIEKAGSV, encoded by the coding sequence ATGCGACACTTTCGGAGCAGGGACTTCCGTGCCGAGCGGCCCTGGGGCGCCCAGGACATCACCGAGCTGAACGGCATCTCGGTGCGTCTACACTGGACCAACGCGCCCTACGAGTGGCACGTCAACGAGGGCGAGGAGGTGTTCGCCGTCCTCGATGGGGCCGTGGACATGCACGTGAAGCAGGAGGGCCAGGTGCGGATCATCCCGCTGCGCGCCGGGGACGTCTTCCACGCCCAGGTGGGGGATGAGCACGTGGCCCATCCCCTCGGCGAGGCGCGGATCCTGGTGATCGAGAAGGCTGGCAGCGTGTAG
- a CDS encoding HEPN domain-containing protein has translation MERKAWENLAAARVLLDVEDPCPNVAASRAYYAAYHACWHAMNEVGIPTPEVRLGVYYFLHEPLPRDALDVGVLDRQASKDLGWLAELRVAADYVLDDLTVELVKEALEVATGFVRRLLGEEPTW, from the coding sequence ATGGAGCGGAAGGCGTGGGAGAACCTGGCGGCGGCACGTGTGCTTCTGGATGTCGAGGACCCGTGCCCCAACGTGGCGGCTTCGCGGGCGTACTACGCGGCCTACCATGCGTGCTGGCATGCGATGAACGAAGTAGGTATACCTACTCCAGAAGTCAGGCTGGGAGTATATTACTTCTTACATGAGCCTCTGCCTCGAGACGCACTCGATGTTGGAGTGCTCGACAGGCAGGCGAGCAAGGATCTGGGCTGGTTGGCCGAGCTGCGAGTGGCAGCGGACTACGTTTTGGATGACCTGACGGTCGAACTGGTGAAAGAGGCACTGGAGGTAGCCACGGGCTTCGTCCGACGCCTCTTGGGGGAGGAACCCACATGGTGA
- a CDS encoding class I SAM-dependent rRNA methyltransferase has product MNVVKLELAPGLGRHLRAGHPWVFRKALDKVPKIPPGSVVDLAENGKFVARGYFDPHSAIAVRVLTRNPRQNIDAAFFAQRVKQALAERRSLIDLHDTDSFRLIHGEGDGLPGVVVDLYGQYAVLKLYSAGLTPYRGLIVEALKAAVPELKGIIGRDEVGRDDAEEDEGRGAGRMLWGEKAPELLSIRERGATFLVDAWRGQKTGFFLDQRENRYLIRRLAKDREVLNCFCFSGGFSVNAALGGAKSVFSVDLDPDAIALARENFTRNGLPAEKHDFLAADVFKLLASFREEGRMFDLIILDPPAFAKSQRAVQAAIDGYASLNRQALGLLKPGGLLATASCSARVGPDDFMGAVKEAAFKAGVDLAMVEERYQPPDHPIRLQFPEGRYLKFYVMVSV; this is encoded by the coding sequence ATGAACGTCGTGAAGCTGGAGCTGGCCCCGGGGCTGGGCCGTCACCTGCGCGCGGGACACCCGTGGGTCTTCCGCAAGGCGCTGGACAAGGTGCCGAAGATTCCACCGGGCAGCGTGGTGGACCTGGCGGAGAACGGGAAGTTCGTGGCGCGGGGGTATTTCGATCCGCACTCGGCCATCGCGGTGCGGGTGCTGACGCGCAATCCGCGGCAGAACATCGACGCGGCCTTCTTCGCGCAGCGGGTGAAGCAGGCGCTGGCCGAGCGGCGCTCGTTGATCGACCTGCACGACACGGACAGCTTCCGGCTGATTCACGGAGAGGGAGACGGGCTGCCGGGCGTGGTGGTGGACCTGTATGGCCAGTACGCGGTGCTGAAGCTGTACTCGGCGGGGCTCACACCCTACCGGGGGCTCATCGTCGAGGCGCTGAAGGCGGCGGTGCCGGAGTTGAAGGGCATCATCGGCCGGGACGAGGTGGGCCGGGACGACGCGGAGGAGGACGAGGGCCGGGGCGCGGGGCGGATGCTGTGGGGCGAGAAGGCGCCGGAGCTGCTGAGCATCCGTGAGCGCGGCGCGACGTTCCTGGTGGACGCGTGGCGCGGGCAGAAGACGGGCTTCTTCCTGGACCAGCGGGAGAACCGGTACCTCATCCGGAGGCTGGCGAAGGACCGGGAGGTGCTGAACTGCTTCTGCTTCAGCGGAGGGTTCTCGGTGAACGCGGCGCTGGGTGGGGCGAAGAGCGTGTTCTCGGTGGACCTGGATCCGGATGCGATCGCCCTGGCGCGGGAGAACTTCACGCGCAACGGGTTGCCGGCGGAGAAGCACGACTTCCTGGCGGCGGACGTGTTCAAGCTGCTGGCGTCGTTCCGGGAGGAGGGGAGGATGTTCGATCTGATCATCCTGGACCCGCCAGCGTTCGCGAAGAGCCAGCGGGCGGTGCAGGCGGCGATCGACGGATACGCCTCGCTGAACCGTCAGGCGCTGGGGCTGTTGAAGCCCGGAGGGCTGCTGGCGACGGCCTCATGCTCGGCGCGAGTGGGGCCGGACGACTTCATGGGAGCGGTGAAGGAGGCGGCCTTCAAGGCGGGAGTGGATCTGGCGATGGTGGAGGAGCGCTACCAGCCGCCGGACCACCCGATTCGTCTACAGTTCCCCGAGGGCCGTTACCTGAAGTTCTACGTGATGGTGTCGGTGTAG
- a CDS encoding S8 family peptidase: protein MPMKRLTLALAVLALTAAACSSRSDGEGKASAAERPAVDTARRELSQEVPGGIVVDFKDGTSKAEFDAWEPDWGVDLEFNSVEGSRTGVTIAREVGDVDAVLARIRQNPAVESAEPLRVYAVPPREALVSEEPAAREEADEDGYTPNDPDYPKQWNLRMIHMPKAWKESHGKGAVVAVLDTGIAYEDHDDFKQVPDLKGTKFKKGYDFVNDDEHANDDHGHGTHVAGTIAQATNNGQGVAGVAFEATLMPVKVLNHFGAGTSADIAEAIRFAADNGANVINMSLGGGGYSQVMADAVAYARKKGVTVVAAAGNAGRSRVEFPAAYPGAVAVAAVGPSGTRAPYSSYGKELDIAAPGGDKRQGDAGGILQNTIDPRDVSRSVYAAYQGTSMATPHVAAVAALLYAEGASGPDEVEKALYAGAKRVGGQAWTEEYGHGLLDAEASLNALGGGVSRWPSMWWALALLALVLLTMRGRERPGYFNILFRPSFLIPLVLATVGVFFARSWFGGASGVAGDVVDAAYLPIPDWQRIIFGRGKLANPLFYSSLIPLLLSFLAIKLQGLRPAIGGLSLGFAGFLSYAAWSKAPALAWMPFTFLAVPWLVVNVFICLIIARAMLRKESAV from the coding sequence ATGCCCATGAAGCGATTGACCCTGGCACTGGCGGTGCTGGCCCTGACGGCGGCGGCCTGCTCGTCCCGCTCGGACGGGGAGGGGAAGGCGTCGGCCGCGGAGCGTCCGGCCGTGGACACCGCGCGCAGAGAGCTGTCCCAGGAGGTGCCCGGCGGCATCGTCGTGGACTTCAAGGACGGCACCAGCAAGGCCGAGTTCGATGCCTGGGAGCCGGATTGGGGGGTGGATCTCGAGTTCAACTCCGTGGAGGGCTCGCGCACGGGTGTGACGATCGCCCGGGAGGTGGGCGACGTGGACGCGGTGCTCGCGCGCATTCGCCAGAATCCGGCCGTCGAGTCCGCCGAGCCTCTGCGGGTGTACGCGGTGCCCCCGAGAGAGGCGCTCGTGTCCGAGGAGCCGGCCGCGCGCGAGGAGGCCGACGAGGACGGCTACACGCCGAACGATCCGGACTACCCCAAGCAGTGGAACCTCCGGATGATCCACATGCCGAAGGCGTGGAAGGAGAGCCACGGCAAGGGCGCGGTGGTGGCGGTGCTGGACACGGGCATCGCCTACGAGGACCACGACGACTTCAAGCAGGTGCCGGACCTGAAGGGGACGAAGTTCAAGAAGGGGTACGACTTCGTCAACGACGACGAGCACGCCAATGACGACCACGGGCACGGCACGCACGTGGCGGGCACCATCGCGCAGGCGACCAACAACGGCCAGGGCGTGGCCGGCGTGGCCTTCGAGGCGACGCTGATGCCGGTGAAGGTGCTGAACCACTTCGGCGCGGGCACGTCGGCGGACATCGCCGAGGCCATCCGCTTCGCGGCGGACAACGGCGCCAACGTCATCAACATGTCGCTGGGTGGTGGGGGCTACTCGCAGGTGATGGCGGACGCGGTGGCGTACGCGCGGAAGAAGGGCGTCACGGTGGTGGCGGCGGCGGGCAACGCGGGGCGCTCGCGGGTGGAGTTCCCGGCGGCGTACCCGGGCGCGGTGGCGGTGGCGGCGGTGGGGCCGAGCGGCACGCGCGCCCCGTACTCATCCTATGGCAAGGAGCTGGACATCGCGGCCCCGGGCGGCGACAAGCGCCAGGGCGACGCGGGCGGCATCCTGCAGAACACCATCGATCCGAGGGATGTCTCGCGCTCCGTCTATGCCGCCTACCAGGGCACGAGCATGGCGACGCCGCACGTGGCCGCCGTGGCGGCGCTGCTGTACGCCGAGGGCGCCAGCGGGCCGGATGAGGTGGAGAAGGCCCTCTACGCCGGGGCGAAGCGGGTGGGGGGTCAGGCCTGGACGGAGGAGTACGGGCACGGGCTGCTGGACGCCGAGGCCTCGCTGAACGCGCTCGGGGGCGGGGTGTCCCGCTGGCCGTCCATGTGGTGGGCGCTGGCCCTGCTGGCGCTGGTGCTGCTGACGATGCGCGGACGCGAGCGTCCGGGCTACTTCAACATCCTCTTCCGGCCGAGCTTCCTCATCCCGTTGGTGCTGGCCACGGTGGGCGTGTTCTTCGCGCGCTCGTGGTTCGGCGGGGCCTCGGGCGTGGCGGGGGACGTGGTGGACGCCGCCTACCTGCCCATCCCCGACTGGCAGCGCATCATCTTCGGCCGGGGCAAGCTGGCCAACCCGCTCTTCTACAGCTCGCTCATCCCCCTGCTGCTGTCCTTCCTGGCCATCAAGCTCCAGGGGCTCCGGCCGGCCATCGGTGGACTGTCGCTCGGCTTCGCGGGCTTCCTCTCCTACGCCGCCTGGTCCAAGGCCCCCGCGCTCGCGTGGATGCCCTTCACCTTCCTGGCGGTGCCCTGGCTCGTGGTCAACGTGTTCATCTGCCTGATCATCGCGCGGGCCATGCTCCGCAAGGAGTCGGCGGTATGA
- a CDS encoding CPBP family glutamic-type intramembrane protease produces MEDVTPSLPPTHPPTLLEPRAVAVVAAMLVFVAFLVTGVFVQLLNAAFGIWFTQIFVFLGLGWLVLRATGREPVRYTGLTFPGLGPMAFGFLLGAVNFFAIVAPVQFLSQALMPKEWREIYDVADIFRGQSPVELALIVASVSLGAPVCEEFFFRGIFFQGLKAPGGPPLRALVLSAVVFSAFHLDPVGFLARVELGVLFGWLLLRTGSLWPGILAHAANNIVSTVLFFIAKHIESPQEPTTGQEVQFILMFALLGSGAIWGLMSAARRFPGLLGPPRPTELVEAREAPVRLEPLFKVIHLAIPWMFAAALSLGVYVALDTRGIQLSQIDQRHPLQPVPEDAPDALHAERDALYELRVRARRGEIPLEEYAQERARQSRLKRTDVR; encoded by the coding sequence TTGGAAGACGTCACCCCCAGCTTGCCGCCTACACACCCGCCGACCCTGCTCGAGCCACGCGCCGTGGCGGTGGTCGCCGCGATGCTCGTGTTCGTGGCCTTCCTGGTGACGGGAGTGTTCGTTCAGCTGCTCAACGCGGCCTTCGGCATCTGGTTCACGCAGATCTTCGTCTTCCTCGGCCTGGGCTGGCTCGTGCTGCGTGCCACCGGGAGGGAGCCGGTGCGCTACACCGGGCTGACCTTCCCGGGCCTGGGTCCGATGGCCTTCGGGTTCCTCCTGGGCGCGGTCAACTTCTTCGCCATCGTCGCCCCCGTCCAGTTCCTCTCCCAGGCGCTGATGCCCAAGGAGTGGCGGGAGATCTACGACGTGGCGGACATCTTCCGGGGCCAGTCGCCGGTGGAGCTTGCCCTCATCGTGGCGAGCGTGAGCCTCGGGGCCCCGGTGTGCGAGGAGTTCTTCTTCCGGGGCATCTTCTTCCAGGGGCTGAAGGCACCCGGGGGACCTCCCCTGCGAGCCCTCGTCCTCTCGGCCGTCGTCTTCAGCGCGTTCCACCTGGATCCGGTGGGCTTCCTCGCCCGCGTGGAGCTGGGAGTGCTGTTCGGCTGGCTGCTGCTGCGTACCGGCTCACTGTGGCCCGGCATCCTCGCGCATGCGGCCAACAACATCGTGTCCACGGTGCTGTTCTTCATCGCGAAGCACATCGAGTCTCCCCAGGAGCCGACGACCGGCCAGGAGGTGCAGTTCATCCTGATGTTCGCGCTCCTGGGCAGCGGAGCTATTTGGGGGCTGATGTCCGCCGCGCGCCGCTTCCCGGGCCTGTTGGGTCCGCCCCGGCCGACGGAGCTCGTGGAGGCCCGGGAGGCTCCCGTCCGGCTGGAGCCACTCTTCAAGGTCATCCACCTGGCCATTCCCTGGATGTTCGCCGCGGCGCTGTCCCTGGGCGTCTACGTGGCGCTGGACACCCGAGGCATCCAGCTGAGTCAGATCGACCAGCGCCATCCCCTGCAACCCGTCCCCGAGGACGCGCCGGATGCGTTGCACGCCGAGCGCGATGCCCTGTACGAGCTCCGGGTGCGCGCACGCCGGGGAGAAATCCCCCTCGAGGAATACGCCCAGGAGCGGGCGAGGCAGTCCAGACTGAAGAGGACCGATGTTCGCTGA
- a CDS encoding DUF4261 domain-containing protein, giving the protein MGFFRKKSVKQDVPPPRRNLCLAMVALERARPLPEGALLAFLEDHWKETQGAKDVRQEGDTLSFELGGALVTLTLMRTPIPWGDLEGPARAAWHWPEAAERLKAHLGHVIVTVLAPGMDRIEATLLLTRVVATVAATTDSSGVYWGEGPVVNAPDDFVEEAKRTSRERLPLYLWLAFHLVRNPDGTFSLCTSGMRSFDFMELELVASRSKPATLVDRAFNFAHYLLDHGPVLEDGHTIGLSAQERFRVRHLPSILDPARQVYRIEM; this is encoded by the coding sequence ATGGGTTTCTTCCGGAAGAAGTCGGTGAAGCAGGACGTACCGCCACCACGGCGCAACCTGTGTCTGGCAATGGTCGCGCTCGAGCGCGCGAGGCCGCTCCCCGAGGGAGCCCTGCTGGCCTTCCTCGAGGACCACTGGAAGGAAACGCAGGGCGCGAAGGATGTCCGCCAGGAGGGGGACACGCTGAGCTTCGAGTTGGGCGGAGCGCTCGTCACCCTCACGCTGATGCGAACCCCCATCCCCTGGGGAGACCTGGAGGGCCCCGCGCGCGCCGCCTGGCACTGGCCCGAGGCGGCTGAGCGTCTGAAGGCCCATCTGGGGCACGTCATCGTCACCGTGCTGGCCCCTGGGATGGACCGCATCGAGGCGACGCTGTTGCTCACGCGCGTGGTGGCCACGGTGGCCGCCACGACCGATTCCTCCGGCGTGTACTGGGGTGAGGGCCCGGTGGTGAACGCACCGGACGACTTCGTCGAGGAGGCGAAGCGGACCTCTCGCGAGCGGCTCCCCCTCTACCTGTGGCTCGCCTTCCACCTCGTGCGCAACCCGGATGGCACCTTCTCGCTCTGTACCTCCGGCATGAGGTCTTTCGACTTCATGGAGTTGGAGCTGGTGGCGTCCCGCTCGAAGCCCGCAACCCTCGTCGACCGGGCCTTCAACTTCGCCCACTACCTGCTCGACCATGGCCCCGTGCTCGAGGACGGTCACACCATCGGCCTGTCCGCCCAGGAGCGCTTCCGCGTCCGACACCTGCCCTCCATCCTCGACCCGGCTCGCCAGGTGTACCGGATCGAGATGTGA
- a CDS encoding 1-acyl-sn-glycerol-3-phosphate acyltransferase, translating into MDTALVQATNHSEALKEEFGPISRALGQRYLDGVRFPAEAEAELRALHAKGFVVHVMRTTAWVNYLYLAWATVRRALPPVRAVVNLRPWFTRPFRKTAQRGDFDVRFTYARRHGGSGLIFLKKTALLSASGKDIEENPFPALVAMARKGDRTVYLVPELFVWEKRTARAKPSVWDHVFGSPEAPGFLHSMVAFFRNYRRAQFRMGEPIDLKRFIEENPQDSDEVIARKVRSALNHHLARETQAVFGPPVKSPERIIEETLRDRTLRKSLDTVAVESNRRPESVLRQARRNLRAIAAKPSPTTLAFVSPVLGWVFNRIYDGIEVDEAGLNRALKAASKAPLVLCPSHKSHVDYLVMSWILWNRGYAVPLVAAGANLSFWPLGPLLRRCGAFFLRRSFKDDKVYAASFKGYVKKLAHDGVHQEFFPEGGRSRTGKLLQPKLGMFTWQVESVLEGARNDLIFVPVSIDYEKVVESSSYSKELAGGEKKPEDIKALLSTPKVLTARYGRIHLTFDEPLSLVELMKSRGLDPAQPISDDQKKGLVRALGNRVMYGISKVSTVTPHALVSAALLAHRRRGMTSRELTDRISVLRRIAAEEKAPLSTLLKDSPSNPEAMGAIQDAMRTFCSDGMVRTQKAHGEVIYQAEDVRRAEMSFYKNTLMNLVAARSLVANALLVGAPAPFDEVKARALWLSRLFKVEFIYRVGASFDTIFSEVVERLVRMGLVLHQGDTLSVAPEPHARPELEFLADLLRDYLEAYLIATQTLPEVVTGVAQDRKSFVKQAMDLGRAEYHSGRITAAESLAKVTLENAVAYLLDQRYLVEEDKKLKLGPAAPDAAACKQFAEEIRRYLRQQA; encoded by the coding sequence GTGGATACCGCCCTGGTGCAGGCAACGAATCACAGCGAGGCATTGAAGGAGGAGTTCGGCCCCATCTCCCGGGCGCTGGGCCAGCGCTACCTCGACGGGGTGCGCTTCCCCGCCGAGGCCGAGGCGGAGCTGCGTGCGCTCCACGCCAAGGGCTTCGTGGTGCACGTCATGCGCACCACGGCGTGGGTCAACTACCTCTACCTGGCCTGGGCCACGGTGCGCCGGGCCCTGCCGCCCGTGCGGGCCGTGGTGAACCTGCGTCCCTGGTTCACCCGGCCCTTCCGCAAGACGGCGCAGCGGGGTGACTTCGACGTCCGCTTCACCTACGCCCGGCGCCACGGCGGCAGCGGCCTCATCTTCCTCAAGAAGACGGCCCTGCTGAGCGCCTCGGGCAAGGACATCGAGGAGAACCCCTTCCCCGCCCTGGTGGCCATGGCGCGCAAGGGGGACCGCACCGTCTACCTGGTGCCGGAGCTCTTCGTCTGGGAGAAGCGCACCGCCCGCGCCAAGCCCAGCGTGTGGGACCACGTCTTCGGCAGCCCCGAGGCCCCCGGCTTCCTGCACTCGATGGTGGCCTTCTTCCGCAACTACCGCCGCGCGCAGTTCCGCATGGGCGAGCCCATCGATCTCAAGCGCTTCATCGAGGAGAACCCGCAGGACTCGGACGAGGTGATCGCCCGCAAGGTGCGCAGCGCGCTCAACCACCACCTGGCGCGCGAGACGCAAGCCGTCTTCGGGCCGCCGGTGAAGTCCCCCGAGCGCATCATCGAGGAGACGCTGCGCGACCGCACCCTGCGCAAGTCCCTGGACACGGTGGCCGTCGAGAGCAACCGCCGGCCCGAGAGCGTGCTGCGCCAGGCCCGGCGCAACCTGCGCGCCATCGCCGCCAAGCCCAGCCCCACCACGCTGGCCTTCGTCTCCCCCGTGCTCGGGTGGGTGTTCAACCGCATCTACGACGGCATCGAGGTGGACGAGGCGGGGCTCAACCGGGCCCTGAAGGCCGCCAGCAAGGCCCCGCTGGTGCTGTGCCCCTCGCACAAGAGCCACGTGGATTACCTGGTGATGAGCTGGATCCTCTGGAACCGCGGCTACGCGGTGCCACTGGTGGCCGCGGGCGCCAACCTGTCCTTCTGGCCGCTGGGGCCCCTGCTTCGCCGCTGCGGCGCCTTCTTCCTGCGCCGCTCCTTCAAGGACGACAAGGTGTACGCCGCCTCCTTCAAGGGCTACGTGAAGAAGCTGGCCCACGACGGCGTGCACCAGGAGTTCTTCCCCGAGGGCGGGCGCTCGCGCACCGGCAAGCTGCTGCAGCCCAAGCTGGGCATGTTCACCTGGCAGGTGGAGTCCGTGCTCGAGGGGGCTCGCAACGATCTCATCTTCGTGCCCGTGTCCATCGACTACGAGAAGGTCGTGGAGTCGAGCAGCTACTCGAAGGAGCTGGCCGGTGGCGAGAAGAAGCCCGAGGACATCAAGGCCCTGCTGAGCACCCCCAAGGTGCTGACGGCACGCTACGGCCGCATCCACCTCACCTTCGACGAGCCGCTGTCGCTGGTGGAGCTGATGAAGAGCCGCGGGCTCGATCCGGCCCAGCCCATCTCGGACGATCAGAAGAAGGGCCTGGTGCGTGCGCTGGGCAACCGGGTGATGTACGGCATCAGCAAGGTGTCCACGGTGACGCCCCACGCCCTGGTGAGCGCGGCGCTGCTGGCCCACCGCCGGCGCGGCATGACGAGCCGCGAGCTGACGGACCGCATCTCCGTCCTGCGCCGCATCGCGGCGGAGGAGAAGGCTCCGCTGTCCACCCTGCTGAAGGACTCGCCGAGCAACCCGGAGGCCATGGGCGCCATCCAGGACGCCATGCGCACCTTCTGCTCGGATGGGATGGTGCGCACGCAGAAGGCGCACGGCGAGGTCATCTACCAGGCCGAGGACGTTCGCCGCGCCGAGATGTCCTTCTACAAGAACACGCTGATGAACCTGGTGGCGGCGCGCAGCCTCGTGGCCAACGCGCTGCTGGTGGGGGCTCCGGCGCCCTTCGACGAGGTGAAGGCCCGGGCGCTGTGGCTGTCGCGGCTCTTCAAGGTGGAGTTCATCTACCGGGTGGGCGCCAGCTTCGACACCATCTTCTCGGAGGTGGTGGAGCGGCTGGTGCGGATGGGACTGGTGCTGCACCAGGGGGACACGCTGAGCGTGGCGCCCGAGCCCCATGCGCGGCCGGAGCTGGAGTTCCTGGCGGACCTGCTGCGGGACTACCTGGAGGCCTACCTGATCGCCACCCAGACGCTGCCGGAGGTGGTGACGGGCGTGGCCCAGGACCGGAAGTCCTTCGTGAAGCAGGCCATGGATCTGGGCCGGGCCGAGTACCACTCGGGGCGCATCACCGCGGCCGAGTCCCTGGCCAAGGTGACGCTGGAGAACGCCGTCGCCTACCTGCTGGACCAGCGCTACCTCGTGGAGGAGGACAAGAAGCTGAAGCTGGGGCCGGCGGCGCCCGACGCGGCGGCCTGCAAGCAGTTCGCCGAGGAGATCCGCCGCTACCTGCGCCAGCAGGCCTGA
- a CDS encoding alpha/beta hydrolase, which produces MVLKGQFLERSTLIPVGREVMEGVAHRGDERPPLLVLPPRPEEGGGMDHVIGAELAFAAASAGHPTLRFNYRGVGGSQGERGSGDALLQDAEAALDVVLENAQAPTAAVAALHGSARVVLELRARRPQIAGLCLVSPRGVSARELAGLGRELLVVVGELDSTLSRAELAEAVDAAGGVLQVVEGAGANFHHALPLVGKAVRTWLKMLSGK; this is translated from the coding sequence ATGGTCCTCAAAGGACAGTTCCTCGAGCGCTCCACGCTCATCCCCGTGGGCCGCGAGGTGATGGAAGGTGTGGCGCACCGGGGCGACGAGCGTCCCCCGCTGCTCGTCCTCCCACCCCGGCCCGAGGAAGGGGGTGGGATGGATCATGTCATCGGGGCCGAGCTGGCCTTCGCCGCGGCCTCGGCTGGTCACCCCACGCTGCGCTTCAACTACCGCGGTGTCGGTGGCAGTCAGGGGGAGCGGGGCTCGGGTGATGCGCTGCTCCAGGACGCCGAGGCCGCGCTGGACGTGGTGCTGGAGAACGCCCAGGCTCCCACGGCGGCGGTGGCCGCGCTCCACGGGAGTGCCCGCGTCGTCCTCGAACTCCGGGCGCGACGCCCCCAGATCGCTGGCCTGTGTCTGGTGAGCCCCAGGGGAGTGAGCGCCCGGGAGCTGGCCGGGCTCGGGCGGGAGCTGCTGGTGGTGGTGGGCGAGCTGGACTCCACCCTGTCCCGGGCCGAGCTGGCCGAGGCGGTGGACGCGGCGGGGGGCGTTCTGCAGGTGGTGGAGGGGGCCGGTGCCAATTTCCATCACGCCCTACCCTTGGTGGGAAAAGCCGTGCGCACCTGGCTGAAGATGCTGTCGGGCAAGTGA
- a CDS encoding DUF3037 domain-containing protein, producing the protein MPAHSSFDYAIVRVVPRVEREEFINAGVILYCLTRRFLDARVELDERRLLALAPDIDVELIRGHLEAIPRLCAGGKAAGPIGQLPQKERFHWLVAPRSTMLQTGPVHSGLCQEPAKALEHLMQRMVRPPSGGEPHR; encoded by the coding sequence GTGCCCGCGCACAGCTCGTTTGACTACGCCATCGTCCGCGTCGTGCCGCGCGTGGAGCGCGAGGAGTTCATCAACGCGGGCGTCATCCTCTACTGCCTCACCCGGCGGTTCCTGGATGCGAGGGTGGAGCTGGACGAGCGGCGCCTGCTGGCGCTCGCGCCGGACATCGACGTGGAGCTCATCCGCGGGCACCTGGAGGCCATCCCCCGCCTGTGCGCGGGAGGAAAGGCGGCGGGGCCCATCGGACAGCTGCCGCAGAAGGAGCGCTTCCACTGGCTGGTGGCGCCGCGCAGCACGATGCTCCAGACGGGCCCCGTGCACTCGGGCCTGTGCCAGGAGCCGGCGAAGGCCCTCGAGCACCTGATGCAGCGGATGGTGCGGCCCCCCTCGGGAGGAGAGCCGCACCGTTGA
- a CDS encoding HipA family kinase, with protein sequence MRTITATRYVTPLREGGSVPAIIEAEDSGLYVLKFRGAGQGIKALVAEILSGELARAMGLRMPELVLVELDPALGRAEPDEEIRDLIKASPGLNLGMDYLPGSITFDPTVRPAPGAAEASAIVCFDAYVTNVDRTPKNPNLLSWHKNLWLIDHGASLYFHHAWDDYLERSQSRFAPIRDHVLLPWASALSEALATLRQRVTAEVIRHVVSCVPDVWLGPAVEPRFATVEEHREAYATYLLKRLEAAPAFIEEAERARAQLV encoded by the coding sequence GTGAGAACGATCACCGCGACACGCTACGTCACGCCCCTGCGCGAGGGCGGCTCGGTGCCCGCCATCATCGAGGCGGAGGACTCGGGCCTGTACGTCTTGAAGTTCCGGGGGGCGGGCCAGGGCATCAAGGCGCTCGTGGCGGAGATCCTCTCGGGCGAGCTGGCGCGGGCGATGGGCCTGAGGATGCCGGAGCTCGTGCTGGTGGAGTTGGATCCCGCGCTGGGCCGCGCCGAGCCCGACGAGGAGATCCGCGACCTCATCAAGGCGAGCCCGGGGCTCAACCTGGGCATGGACTACCTGCCGGGCTCCATCACGTTCGATCCAACGGTACGCCCCGCGCCGGGGGCCGCGGAGGCCTCGGCGATCGTCTGCTTCGACGCCTACGTGACGAACGTGGACCGGACGCCGAAGAACCCGAACCTCCTGAGCTGGCACAAGAACCTGTGGCTCATCGACCACGGCGCGTCCCTGTACTTCCACCACGCGTGGGACGACTACCTGGAGCGCAGCCAGAGCCGCTTCGCGCCCATCCGCGATCACGTGCTGCTGCCGTGGGCCTCGGCGCTGTCCGAGGCGCTGGCCACGCTGCGTCAGCGGGTGACGGCGGAGGTCATCCGGCACGTCGTCTCGTGCGTCCCGGACGTGTGGCTGGGCCCGGCGGTGGAGCCGCGCTTCGCCACGGTGGAGGAGCACCGGGAGGCCTATGCCACGTACCTGCTGAAGCGCCTGGAGGCGGCGCCAGCGTTCATCGAGGAGGCGGAGCGTGCCCGCGCACAGCTCGTTTGA